In Chrysiogenia bacterium, the sequence ACGCCAGCCCGGCGCTTGCCGCCAGCGCCCGCGGCGATCTCCTCGCCGTTCGGCAGCTTCCCGCGCAGCAGGTCGGCGAATTGCCGGTCTGCATCGGCTTCGGTGAGGCCGAGGCGCTCTGCCCCCTTGCCGATCCATTCGGCGGGCGGGGTGCCCTTGGTGTAGTAGTCGTCCGCACGGTAATAGCTCTCCGCCTGTGCCGCGGCGACATTCTTGACATTGATCATGCTGGATTCCTTGAAGTGGTCTTAACCGCTATGCCTGCACGACGAATGGTTCCGCAACGCGCGGCAGGCGAGGGATCGGGATCTGAACGCGGGCGATGGGGTAATCGCCCGCCAGGGATAGAAAGGCGTCCAGATCCGGCAGATTCTGAAGCTCACTCGGCAGAACTAGCGCCTCGGTGACGTGGCGCTCGGCGGCGGTTTCGTTGCCGTCGCCGCCCAGTCCTTTGCGCTTGCTGCTGCTTTTCTCGGTGCGCAGGATCTGGGCTTGCCCCAGATCGTCGGAGCAGTATTTCGCCGTTTCGGGGTCGCCCTGGCGCAAATAGAGCTTTGATGAGAGGCATGCGAGCAGGGTTTGGGCTTCGTCGCGGCCGTAGGTGGCGCGAAGTTGACTCACGCTCTGCAGGCCAAAGACGCACGAACCCTTGTACTTCCTGAGTTTGGTGAGCGCATCCTTTGCAGCAACCTTGCCAAGGGTGTCGAATTCGTCGGCGATGAAGAAGGTCGGACGGGCGGCACGCTCATCGAGGCTGAGCGTTTCATTGATCGCCAGCTGAAGCCAGCAGCTCAGCAGCTGCCGCAAGGCCGCGATTTGGTTGTCGCGGTAGGACACGAACAGCCATTGATCGCCAGGCGAGCTCCGGATCCAGTCCTTAATTGAAAAGGATCCGCCGTCCGGCAAGAATGACCACGGCAGCAGGTAGTTGGAAATGATTGCCCTGGTGTTACCCAGCATTTTTTCCTGACCTTTCTGGGTCAGGATCGCCGCCGGCGAGCCGGCCAGGAGGGGCCGCAGCTCTTCCGGTTCAGCCTGCCCGACGAAGTGCAGCAGGCGGCTGATGCTGTAGTCGCCTTGGGTGTGCAGGGCGCGCA encodes:
- a CDS encoding type IV secretion system DNA-binding domain-containing protein, giving the protein RALHTQGDYSISRLLHFVGQAEPEELRPLLAGSPAAILTQKGQEKMLGNTRAIISNYLLPWSFLPDGGSFSIKDWIRSSPGDQWLFVSYRDNQIAALRQLLSCWLQLAINETLSLDERAARPTFFIADEFDTLGKVAAKDALTKLRKYKGSCVFGLQSVSQLRATYGRDEAQTLLACLSSKLYLRQGDPETAKYCSDDLGQAQILRTEKSSSKRKGLGGDGNETAAERHVTEALVLPSELQNLPDLDAFLSLAGDYPIARVQIPIPRLPRVAEPFVVQA